One Marinilabiliales bacterium DNA segment encodes these proteins:
- a CDS encoding V-type ATP synthase subunit E has protein sequence MENKLQELTEKIYAEGVDKANKEAQQIIDNARAEVEKMQEKAREDAGQIIEKAKKEAEEIKKNVNSEVKLSARQAINTIKQQITGLVTAKATGENIKEAFKEKEFLQKIIEVAVKNWDPKSGKTMDVAVLLPEKDKKELDDYFNKKQKALLDAGLEIRFDDSVVAGFKIGPKDGSYQISFTDEDFENFFKNYIRPRTKELLYPEEK, from the coding sequence ATGGAAAATAAACTTCAGGAATTAACCGAGAAGATCTATGCTGAAGGGGTCGATAAGGCCAATAAAGAGGCCCAGCAGATTATTGACAATGCCAGGGCCGAGGTTGAGAAGATGCAGGAAAAGGCGCGTGAGGATGCCGGACAGATAATTGAGAAGGCTAAGAAGGAGGCAGAGGAGATTAAAAAGAATGTGAACTCTGAGGTTAAGCTTTCGGCAAGGCAGGCGATTAATACTATCAAGCAGCAGATCACCGGTCTGGTAACGGCAAAGGCTACCGGTGAGAATATAAAGGAGGCTTTTAAGGAGAAGGAATTTCTGCAGAAGATCATCGAAGTTGCCGTTAAAAACTGGGATCCGAAGTCCGGCAAAACTATGGATGTGGCTGTTTTGTTGCCGGAAAAAGACAAAAAGGAGCTTGACGATTATTTTAACAAAAAGCAGAAAGCACTCCTGGATGCCGGACTTGAGATTAGATTTGATGACAGTGTGGTGGCTGGTTTCAAGATAGGGCCCAAAGATGGCAGTTATCAGATCAGCTTTACAGATGAGGATTTTGAGAATTTTTTCAAGAACTACATCAGGCCCCGTACCAAAGAATTGCTATATCCGGAAGAAAAATAG